One stretch of Juglans microcarpa x Juglans regia isolate MS1-56 chromosome 3D, Jm3101_v1.0, whole genome shotgun sequence DNA includes these proteins:
- the LOC121256286 gene encoding uncharacterized protein LOC121256286: SIKMKIPPFQGRTDPEVYLEWKKKIELVFDCHNYSEEKKVKLAVIEFTDYAIIWWDQLVTNRRRNYERPIETWGELKALMRRRFVPSHYYRDLYQKLQNLTQGSRSVEDYHKEMEVAMIRANVEEDREATMARFLSGLNRDIANVIELQHYVEIEDMVHMAMKVERQLKRKGTARYTSVSSTTWKSKWDRNDPGEAKRKTEPPKGKDEGTSNKPKVESQPSRNRDIKCFKCLGSGHIASQCPNRRVMIMRDNGEVMTESEDDSDEVPELDDASDDDGVVYPVTGESLVARRALNAHIKVDDAEQQRVNIFHTRCHVNNKVCSMIIDGGSCTNVASTTLVEKLNLPTLKHSRPYKLQWLNDCGEVRVDKQVLVTFSIGKYQDEVLCDVVPMHAGHILLERPWQYDRRVTHDGFKNMYSFEKEGKTIKLAPLTPSQVYEDQLKLKSEVAQKRKSENESDQKRKSENESDQKRKRNSFPRVHINRPMIFLVYKESYLTLDETNQFLPSLAVSLLQEFEDVFPDEMPNELPPIRGIEHQIDFVPGAAIPNRPAYRSNPEETQELQRQVEDLMSREYVRESMSPCAVPVLLVPKKDGTWRMCIDCRAVNNITVKYRHPIPRLDDMLDELHGSCIFSKIDLKSGYHQIRMKEGDEWKTAFKTKYGLYEWLVMPFGLTNAPSTFMRLMNHVLRAFIGKFVVVYFDDILVYSKNLNEHIDHLRYVFDVLRCEKLYANFKKCAFCMEKVVFLGYVVSTKGIEVDEEKVKAIKEWPTPKSITEVIKKNVGFHWGANQENAFATIKERLCSAPVLALPDFNKAFEIECDASGIGIGAVLMQDRRPIAFFSEKLSGASLNYPTYDKELYALVRALETWQHYLWPREFVIHTDHESLKHLKGQGKLNKRHARWMEYIETFPYVIRYKQGKENILLVREAHGGGLMGHSTTSYSPFEIVYGFNPLTPLDLMPLPVDDRSSLDGQKKAELVKSLHERVRLQIAQKNERVASQANKGRRRVIFEPGDWVWVHMRKERFPAHRRTKLHPRGDGPFQILEKINDNAYKVDLPGEYKVSATFNVSDLSPFDVGEDSRSNPFEERGNDRNQGGPTLKDPLQVPDGPITRSRAKKIKEAMQ, from the exons agcatcaaaatgaaaataccacctttccaaggtagaactgaccctgaggtttatctagagtggaagaaaaaaatagagttggtgtttgattgccataattactctgaggagaagaaagtgaagttggcggtaattgaattcactgattatgctattatttggtgggatcaattagtgaccaataggaggaggaattatgagaggcctatagagacatggggagagttgaaagctctcatgaggcggagatttgttcctagccattactatagagacctttaccagaaattacaaaatcttacacaggggtctaggagtgtagaggattaccataaggagatggaggtggcgatgattcgggctaatgtagaggaggaccgagaggccaccatggctagatttttgagtgggttaaatagggacatagccaatgtaattgaattacaacattatgtggagatagaggacatggtgcacatggctatgaaggtggagagacagttaaagagaaaagggacagcaaggtacacttcggtttctagcactacttggaaatcaaaatgggataggaatgatccaggtgaagcaaagagaaagaccgaaccacctaagggaaaagatgagggaactagcaacaaacccaaggtagaatcccaaccttcacggaatagagatatcaaatgttttaagtgtttgggttcagggcacattgcttctcaatgtccaaataggagggtgatgattatgcgtgacaatggagaggtgatgactgagagtgaggatgatagtgatgaggtgcccgagttggatgatgctagtgatgatgatggagtggtataccctgtgacaggtgagtctcttgttgccaggcgtgctcttaatgcacacattaaggtggatgatgcagagcaacagagagtgaacattttccatactagatgccatgtcaacaataaggtatgtagtatgatcattgatggagggagttgtactaatgtggctagcactactttggttgagaaattgaatttaccaaccttaaaacactctagaccatacaaattgcagtggttgaatgattgtggagaggttagggtggataaacaagtgttagttactttttctattgggaagtatcaggatgaggtgctttgtgatgttgtgcctatgcatgcgggccatattttgttggagaggccatggcagtatgataggagggtgacacatgatgggttcaagaacatgtacagctttgaaaaggagggcaaaacaattaagcttgctcctttaactccaagccaggtctatgaggaccaattgaaattgaaaagtgaggttgctcaaaaaagaaaaagtgaaaatgagagtgatcagaagagaaagagtgaaaatgagagtgatcaaaaaaggaaga ggaattcattcccacgggttcatatcaatcgccctatgatttttcttgtctataaagagtcttatcttactcttgatgaaactaaccagtttcttcctagtttggctgtttctttattgcaggagtttgaggatgtattcccggatgagatgccaaatgagttgccacccattagaggcattgagcaccagattgattttgtgcccggggctgctattccaaaccgaccagcctataggagtaatccagaggagacacaggagcttcagaggcaagttgaggatttgatgagcagggagtacgtgagggagagcatgagcccctgtgctgtaccagtgctactggtgccaaagaaggatgggacgtggaggatgtgcattgattgcagggcggtcaacaatatcacggtaaagtatcgccatcccattcctagattggatgatatgcttgatgaattgcatggctcatgtattttcagtaaaattgatcttaaaagtgggtaccatcaaattagaatgaaagagggtgatgaatggaaaactgcttttaagactaaatatgggctttatgaatggttggttatgccatttggacttacaaatgcgcccagtactttcatgagattaatgaaccatgtcctacgtgcattcataggcaagtttgtggttgtgtactttgatgatatcttagtgtacagcaagaacttaaatgaacatattgaccatttgagatatgtgtttgatgtgttgagatgtgaaaagttgtatgctaatttcaagaaatgtgccttttgcatggaaaaagttgtttttcttggttatgttgttagtacgaagggtattgaggtggatgaagagaaagtcaaggccatcaaggagtggccaacgccaaaaagcatcactgag gtaattaaaaagaatgttgggtttcattggggggctaatcaagagaatgcttttgccactattaaagaaaggttgtgctctgcacctgtgttagcattacctgattttaacaaagcttttgagattgaatgtgatgcctcaggaattgggattggagccgttttgatgcaagataggcgtcccatagccttcttcagtgaaaagttaagtggggcatccctgaactaccctacttatgacaaagagctttacgctcttgttcgtgcattagagacttggcagcactacctatggccaagggaatttgtgatccacaccgatcatgaatcattgaagcatctcaagggtcaaggtaagttgaataaaaggcatgctagatggatggaatacattgagacatttccctatgtcatccgttacaagcaaggtaaggagaacatt ttattggtgcgtgaggcacatggtgggggattaatgggacact ctactacttcatactctcctttcgaaattgtttatggatttaatccacttactcctttggatttgatgcctttacctgttgatgacagaagtagtttggatggacaaaagaaggcggagttagtgaagtcacttcatgagagggtacggcttcaaattgcccaaaagaatgaaagggttgcgtcccaagccaataaaggacgaaggcgtgtcatctttgaaccaggagattgggtttgggttcacatgcgcaaagaaagattcccagcccatagaaggactaagttacatcctcgaggagatggacctttccaaattcttgagaaaattaatgacaatgcatataaagtggatcttccaggtgagtataaagtttctgcaactttcaatgtttctgatctttctccttttgatgtaggtgaagattcgaggtcgaatccttttgaggagagggggaatgataggaaccaaggtgggcctactcttaaagatcctttgcaagttccagatgggccaattacaagatcaagggccaagaagatcaaggaagcaatgcaa